The Thermoanaerobaculia bacterium genome window below encodes:
- a CDS encoding MBL fold metallo-hydrolase produces MSDVELTHLGGLGEFGKNCLAIRAGGRAIVVDAGISFGDELLPGIGVDRVVPDFSPLSRESVAGVFLTHGHEDHIGALAYLRR; encoded by the coding sequence TTGAGCGACGTCGAACTCACGCACCTCGGCGGACTCGGCGAATTCGGGAAGAACTGCCTGGCGATCCGGGCGGGCGGGCGCGCGATCGTCGTGGACGCGGGGATCTCCTTCGGGGACGAGCTGCTCCCGGGAATCGGCGTCGATCGGGTCGTCCCGGACTTCTCTCCGCTCTCGCGCGAGAGCGTCGCGGGCGTTTTTCTGACGCACGGCCACGAAGACCACATCGGGGCGCTCGCGTATCTGCGGCG